The sequence CGGTCCAGCAGGGCCGGCTGCAGGCGCTCGCGTGAAACAAGCTCGGCCATTTAGGATCACTGTGAGGCATCAGCGGCCGGGGCTGGGTTCAGCGCGATCTCCCGCACGTCCATCAGCGAGACCTCGCCCCCGTCGGTCGAGAGCACGCGCTGCCCGATGCCGCAGAAGAACTCGGGACGGCGCTCCTCCCACGTGGTCTTGCGCGCGAGCAGCAGCGCGCCGTCTTCCTGCTTCTCGGTGTCGGGATAGCGCGTCGGGACGAGCGCGTAGGCCTCCCCGCCGTTCTCGAGCAGCAGGTGCGCCGGGGTCCACACGACGTCACGCAGGTCCTCGGGTTCCTCGATCTCGACGCGCATGAGGCGGTTGAAAGGCACCCAGTAATAGCGTCCGTTGATGACCGCTTCGAGCACCGGGCCGAGCCGCATGTCGGCGTCGGCGATCCACTCGAACGGTTGGCCGTTCAGCGTTCCGGACGTCGCCGGCGCCTCTTCGAAGGCGCGCGCGCGCAGCGCATCGGATTCCTTCATCTGGCCTTGGCCCGTCAGCAGCAGCGACTCGATCAGCAGCGCCAGCCACTGCTCGGGCTGGCCGAAGACCATCGGAGATTTGTTGCCGGCGAAAACCTGCGCGCGCAGCACCTCGCAGCGCACCGCCTCGCGGTAGGTCTGCACCATCGCGAGCGTCGACGCGTCGAGGTTGGCGCCGACCTCGAGCTGGTTGAGCGCGCGCTCCCACTGCCCGAGCACCGACAGGAGCTGAAAGAGGAAGACGCGCAGCTTGGGGTCGTTCGATTTGCCGCGGATCTCCTCCTGCAGCAGCTTCAACGCAGCATGCGGGTCCCCGTCGCGCAGCGACTGTTCGGCTCGACTAGCGCTCGCCATGATTTTTTTCCTGTTCGGCTGAAGTGGCGCGGCTCATGCGGGAGTATGCGTGTCGGCCGAGAAGCTGGTCGCGCCGCGCGAGGCGCCTTCATTGCCCTGCGGCGTGTAGTCGACGGTGATCCGCTGGAACGCGAAATTGACGCGCTCCACGACTTCGGTG is a genomic window of Burkholderiales bacterium containing:
- a CDS encoding type VI secretion system accessory protein TagJ, whose translation is MASASRAEQSLRDGDPHAALKLLQEEIRGKSNDPKLRVFLFQLLSVLGQWERALNQLEVGANLDASTLAMVQTYREAVRCEVLRAQVFAGNKSPMVFGQPEQWLALLIESLLLTGQGQMKESDALRARAFEEAPATSGTLNGQPFEWIADADMRLGPVLEAVINGRYYWVPFNRLMRVEIEEPEDLRDVVWTPAHLLLENGGEAYALVPTRYPDTEKQEDGALLLARKTTWEERRPEFFCGIGQRVLSTDGGEVSLMDVREIALNPAPAADASQ